TAGGATATGATGTCTGTCTTAGACAGTTCAATTCCATGTGAAAAAGAGGCCAAATGTAGTGTCGGGCTGAGGTGTTCTGTCTGATTATTTTGAATTGTGTATGTTTTGACTTTTAGTTATATGGGCAATTAAGATTACTTGGCATGTATGCAGTTTATGTATATGGGACATGAAAATGCTGATCCTTATCTCACTTTAGAGGAAGGATTACAACCCGGATTTTTGTattgttaaattaaatttggtTTGGTTTTATGTTCATAGAAGTTTAGAGAAAGCATATAAAACCCGACCATGTTATGTGGTTAGAATTGCCATTGGATTTTGGTACTTTTATATTTCAGTTGGCCTTTGTCTACCAGATATTGATACTTGCAGATATCTATGTTGGTATctttgtatatatttatttataaatgtcTATTTTGAATGTTTGTGATATACTGGTTGGTATATTTGTGTATAATATTATGGATCTATTTTGAATTTGTATGTGATGTATCCTTGTATTTATTACTTTGTAAACATGGTTAACATAATTCAGATGTTGTGATTCAGTTATTGACTTGAATCATCTTATGTTGGATGCAATTTGTTATGCGTGGTCAAATGTTGTTTTGTCTTTGAATTATGTGTTATAATGGAGAAGGGTACTGGTATCACCGTAGTTATCCTTTTATTCATGTGACATCATCATGTAAGTCTGCATTGTGCTTGTTTGAAATTGAAGTATCGGTTAACTCCATTCACTTAAACTGTGCTCAATAATTTCATTTCACTGAGTTTTCTATCTGTATCTCATAACCTTGTCTTGAGTTTCTTTAGCACTGATTCTGAAAATATGTGTCTTATCTTGTCGACTGCATAGAAGTCATGTCTAACGACTCTTATCCATTTCTTCGCCTTTGCTATAAattgttgttttgttttaataatCCATGTTGTGGATGGTGATGAGTTTGGAAACACCATCGGTTCTCTCAGTAACTCCAGTATACTTAATGACATACTATACAGATAGAGGGAAAGACGGTCAAAGCCCAGATTTGGGACACTGCTGGCCAGGAAAGATATCGAGCCATCACGAGCGCCTACTACAGAGGAGCCGTTGGAGCACTCCTTGTTTATGACATCACGAAAAGGCAAACTTTTGACAATGTTCAAAGATGGCTTCGGGAGTTGAGAGAACATGCGGATTCCAACATTGTTATCATGATGGCTGGAAACAAATCTGATCTCAACCATCTCAGAGCAGTTGCAGAGCAAGATGGGCAAACTTTTGCCGAGAAGGAAGAACTCTCGTTTCTTGAAACATCAGCCCTGGAGGCACTCAATATTGAGAAGGCATTTCAGACTATTTTAACCGAGATATATCATATCGTTAGCAAGAAGGCATTAGCAGCACAAGAAGCTgccgcagcagcagcagcagttccTGGTCAGGGTACCACCATCAATGTTAGCGATACTTCTGGAAATGTGAGAAGAGGCTGTTGTTCAACTTgaatcatatcatatctgggTACGATTTGGGGATCCATATAGCCCCGAACCCTTTTTCggttttcattaatttttttgttccaatatattttggtGTAACACTTTCTTACTTACTCTCAGTCTATTAGTTTAAAGGTGGTGTTGGTTGTCTAAGTGTTTTAGGGTAgttttattgttaatttttgTCAAAATGACTGCTACTGGTGATGTTTGTTTGGAAGCAACAATTTCTTGTATTTTGGTCTACCTTTTTGCCTTTTAACTTTCCCATTATTCCTTCGGTTGGAATTCATTACAACATTAGATACTTGTCTTCTTGACTATTTTATATTACATGGTTGACCATATGACTTAAAAATTCCATTGTGATATTtgtcttcttttaaaaaatcgAGTTATTTGCTTATTAGTGTAGGTtggaaatatcaaataaaatcgggttaaaaaaatcgtaaaatagaACCGACAATCATGGATTTGACTTGTAGGCGTTTCTGTGGGGGGATTGTGCAGTTTTTAGTTTTTACAAGCAATCATTATCTATACTTCTATACAGTATCATTGAGTTTGAAACACCTAGATTAACTATTTTAGAggatatcaaaatatttaatttcataattatcttTCTTATCTTATTAAATACTTCCTCAAGTTacttcatattttatataaaaaaaaatctatcgCTCAGAAATTCGAAGAAATCCggttgattttcaaaattttcatgcaaTCTTCTCATGTTATAATTCTCGTTCGATCTGAACTGTTACATGACGAATCCCAAAAGTTCGTTCACAGTAACTTCTAATGGTATCGAAGATTTCATTTTGACATATCCCAGGTTCAATTCTAACATGACAGGCCAACACATATTTCCCAGGTGTAATTGCCCAAACATGAAGGTCATGCACATCACAAACTCCTCTAATATGTTTTAGTCCGTTTGCAAGGGCAGCAGCATCGATCTCACAGGGTGCACGTTCCATCAGTATACCGAATATGTTCTTCAGCATCGGCAACGTTGTACCCAAAGCAACGACAGAGAAAACAAGAGTGCACACCAGATCAACCACCAACCACTTGGGTTTCAACCAAATGATTGATCCAGCAATCATCACCCCGAAAGACTGTATAAGGTCGGTCACAAGATGCAAGTACGCCCCTTGAATGTTCATGTTAGTCCTCTCAGTCTTCTGAACCGGATCCATCGGCACAAGTTTCATGCGTTCTTCCCCGTTTCTTCGTGGGAAAGATTCCCCCATTTCTTGATTATGATCTTTGTTTTTGCAGGAATGGTGAGAATGGCAATCGTGACTCGAATGGCTATGTCCAAGCCATAAAACCATCATAAAGTTAAGGACAAAACCCAATGCTGAAACAGCAAACATGAGTGTACCGTCTACGGTTGTATTCTTGGTGAGAAGCCTGTTAATTGCTTCGTATATCAGAGTTGCAGAGACAAGCCATATTAGCTGCACGGACATAAGGGCTCCTAAGACTTCGAGACGACTGTACCCAAAGGATTGTTGTGTGGTTGCCTCCCAACCAGACACCCATACggtgaatatggatatggagaATCCAGCTATGTCAGAAACCAAGTGAGCCGCATCGGTTAAGATTGCTAGGCTATTTGCTTTCATTCCGCCGAAAATCTCAATTATCATCACTATTGTGTACAAGATTGTAAGCCCACAAAGCTTAACGGTAGTTTTTGATCGTTGTGCTGCATCGAACTCGGTAAATTCTTGGTTCGAAAATGGACATGTTGAGCTGCAAGAAAATCGCTTTTTCTGGTCGAATTGTTCCAAGGGTTCTGGTACATCGGTTTCTATCTGGTGCAGTTCAGCCGAGTCGTATGCCATCTGCGAAGGGGAAAAGTTGGTTTTTGAGAATTGCATATATGGACAAAGACCGCAATTCTTGCTACCATTTTCATATTGCTAAATGAATGTTCCTGAAAACAATAGGAGGAATAACTCCTATATCTAAACAGCTGGATCAACAAAAATCTGTAACATAGGACGCGCATATATATATCTTCAAatttttcaatggccggaggcaatactcgatttatttccgcatatagttttatcatgttcatgtatacgtAAAAAGATGAGTTTGAGAAAAATCTCTAACATATATATCTTCAAATTTTTCATCAGAAACCAAAAgccaataaactcgaaatgttcAAAAGTACATATAATCGTAACAATCAAACACATGAATATCATGGCCAAACGTCGATAAACTTTTCACGAGAAATTGTATATATTTCAgctaaaatggaaaaaaaaaaaccaagaaagTTAAAACAGTCAAACTACTAATGAAACTCACATTAGATCAACCAATTGATTAAATGAATCAAGAGGCATGAATTTTGACGTAGAATATATACGAAGAAATTTAATCCCAGTTTGCGATGAGAAACTCATACCAGATAACCGATGAATGAGAGGAAGATTAAAATAGGCAAaacccataaatatttttacacgCAGACCACATTTATGCGTTTCTTTGTCGATGGCAAGATTATCGCATTTAACATATTGAGGAGATTTTGTGTAAATAATATGTTTAAAGAATCGAATATTTTTTACCAAAACGCTTCAGACAGGACAAACTCCCTCTTACCCCGGTTGGAttaccaaaaaagaaaaaaaaaagtgaattgatataaaaaaaaatctaataataaaaaatttaaattaaacaagaaaattttatatttgttgaaaatgaaaccaaatcaaGAATGTTAACGGAGTGAAAAAGTTGTCTAAGAGCAAAATAATCGGGTAGATTCTTCAATTGTAGAcaatattttttcctttctttctctTAACAAAATTTACGGATTCATCCTGTCACCCGGTATTAAATTTAaacattataattatattatatgtcaTTTGtgcaattttataatttttataattaaaataatgagtttttcttctcttttttatttattttctattcaTATAGAATGTTTAGTTCTTGAAATGACTTAATGttggatgaatttgaaatccatcgcaatgattcaaaataactatttgagatttcaaattcattatcACGTGGATTTGCTCGGACAATCTAATAGATTTGAAACTCTTAATTTCAAACTCATTTATCTAATACAATTTCCTTTTCTCACTACCTCCAAGTTAATTAGAGAGTAACCATGAGATTCTACTGTAAAATGAAGATTAACTTTAATGAGTTATAACTTAATAGtctcagaaaataaaattatattaacacTTAATTGCTAAAACGAATAAAATTTCGTTATaggtttattaattttaattcaaattgcTCTTGGTTTCAGAAATCTCATATACTATGAAATCGTTAGTTCGTGAGATGGGATGAATGGATAAATGATGACATATTATATTGAAATATATTCTAATTATTGTAAAGTTTAGCTAAACATGAAATGGTGCAGGATTTGTTAAATGTCATAATGACtatataaatacaaaaattaatgtGAAACGATAtcacaagtcaattttgtgagacatatattttatttgagtcatacattaaaattaatacttttatgTCAAAGATTAGCATGATTGATgcatctcacgaataaagatctgtgagaccgtatcacaaaagatctactctagataaattaatttaaaatgatattaGTATGTGTAATTTTACAATCAATTATATCTTa
This genomic interval from Primulina huaijiensis isolate GDHJ02 chromosome 14, ASM1229523v2, whole genome shotgun sequence contains the following:
- the LOC140957341 gene encoding ras-related protein Rab11C, whose product is MANRVDHEYDYLFKIVLIGDSGVGKSNILSRFTRNEFCLESKSTIGVEFATRTLQIEGKTVKAQIWDTAGQERYRAITSAYYRGAVGALLVYDITKRQTFDNVQRWLRELREHADSNIVIMMAGNKSDLNHLRAVAEQDGQTFAEKEELSFLETSALEALNIEKAFQTILTEIYHIVSKKALAAQEAAAAAAAVPGQGTTINVSDTSGNVRRGCCST
- the LOC140957877 gene encoding metal tolerance protein B-like; translated protein: MAYDSAELHQIETDVPEPLEQFDQKKRFSCSSTCPFSNQEFTEFDAAQRSKTTVKLCGLTILYTIVMIIEIFGGMKANSLAILTDAAHLVSDIAGFSISIFTVWVSGWEATTQQSFGYSRLEVLGALMSVQLIWLVSATLIYEAINRLLTKNTTVDGTLMFAVSALGFVLNFMMVLWLGHSHSSHDCHSHHSCKNKDHNQEMGESFPRRNGEERMKLVPMDPVQKTERTNMNIQGAYLHLVTDLIQSFGVMIAGSIIWLKPKWLVVDLVCTLVFSVVALGTTLPMLKNIFGILMERAPCEIDAAALANGLKHIRGVCDVHDLHVWAITPGKYVLACHVRIEPGICQNEIFDTIRSYCERTFGIRHVTVQIEREL